In a single window of the Schistocerca americana isolate TAMUIC-IGC-003095 chromosome X, iqSchAmer2.1, whole genome shotgun sequence genome:
- the LOC124556132 gene encoding aquaporin AQPcic-like encodes MVEDGGCLSTTAVEAADSVLDLIRLDEMKPWKTVVVQLAAELLGTFLLVVVGCGSTTTAWSEGYQPTTVQVALTFGLTVACIVQTLGYVSGAHVNPAVTVGLVVGGFLGPLKALLYVTAQCVGATAGSFVLQALTPNETVATLGVTALNRHVTPTQGCFVEMVISFVLVMAVYSAATGAAAAAAAGPFTVGMSITACHLFAVCFPGAQDP; translated from the exons ATGGTTGAGGACGGAGGGTGCCTCAGCACGACAGCCGTTGAAGCGGCGGACA GCGTCCTGGACCTGATAAGGTTAGACGAGATGAAGCCCTGGAAAACAGTGGTGGTACAGCTGGCTGCTGAGCTCCTCGGCACGTTCCTGCTGGTGGTCGTCGGGTGTGGCTCGACTACAACGGCGTGGTCGGAAGGCTACCAGCCGACGACTGTTCAGGTGGCCCTGACATTTGGACTTACTGTCGCATGCATCGTGCAG acgctgGGCTACGTAAGTGGCGCTCACGTGAACCCGGCAGTGACTGTGGGCCTGGTGGTGGGCGGCTTCCTGGGCCCGCTGAAGGCTCTGCTGTACGTGACGGCGCAGTGCGTGGGCGCCACCGCTGGCTCATTCGTGCTCCAG GCCCTGACACCTAACGAGACGGTCGCAACGCTGGGCGTTACAGCCTTGAATCGGCACGTGACGCCGACGCAGGGCTGCTTCGTGGAGATGGTCATATCATTCGTGCTCGTGATGGCCGTGTACAGCGCTGCCacaggggcggcggcggcggcggcagcaggacCCTTCACTGTCGGCATGTCTATAACAGCCTGCCACTTGTTCGCGGTATGTTTCCCAGGGGCCCAAGATCCCTGA